One window from the genome of Engraulis encrasicolus isolate BLACKSEA-1 chromosome 16, IST_EnEncr_1.0, whole genome shotgun sequence encodes:
- the LOC134465208 gene encoding complement factor H-related protein 1-like isoform X1 produces the protein MTRLQRSQASIVNVLTGLFRRRRIIIRGEMANLYHITIFFAHVLFLLPCSRAAVIAQPCTHPRLDNGFLYSVEQQQPGRPSVMNYRCNEGFKPVTGGWWSTITCKKGRWQPAPRCIASSACTPPQVSNGGIGGNEEEYYSNEKHVLVNCDDGYVPQANYVQCREGKWEPLPVCQRSQNSCSAPPERPNAVIKVYYKDIFNHGDRVQYHCMDEYKMNGDSYSHCDQGKWTEAGECEERNAPDRDAGGSQGGSGGQRCPDPPSIQHGDIVTVSSDNNTVTYHCANYYKNNGTAKITCRNGQWSTTPSCEANYCKVAGKVEYLMPLASAKFINGGGEETFQCEDRSYQNWYYRTAEGTCENGRVTFRGCAFGLVWTIRSAE, from the exons ATGACTAGGCTGCAACGCTCCCAAGCGTCCATTGTCAACGTACTCACTGGACTGTTCAGACGCAGGAGAATTATTATACGGGGGGAGATGGCCAACCTTTACCACATCACAATCTTCTTTGCGCATGTCCTGTTTCTTTTGCCTTGTTCAAGAGCTGCAG TGATCGCGCAGCCCTGTACGCACCCTCGGTTGGACAACGGTTTCCTTTACTCGGTTGAGCAGCAGCAGCCGGGACGTCCAAGCGTGATGAATTACAGGTGCAACGAAGGGTTCAAGCCGGTCACTGGCGGATGGTGGAGCACCATCACGTGTAAAAAAGGACGGTGGCAACCCGCACCCCGTTGCATCG CCAGCAGTGCCTGCACTCCTCCTCAGGTTTCCAATGGTGGAATTGGAGGAAATGAAGAGGAGTACTATAGCAATGAAAAACATGTGCTCGTTAATTGCGATGACGGCTATGTACCACAAGCAAACTATGTACAGTGTCGAGAAGGAAAATGGGAACCGTTGCCTGTCTGCCAGC GAAGCCAAAACTCATGTTCAGCCCCTCCTGAACGACCCAATGCTGTAATAAAAGTCTATTATAAGGACATTTTTAATCACGGAGATCGGGTGCAGTACCATTGTATGGATGAATACAAAATGAACGGGGATTCATATTCTCACTGTGATCAAGGAAAATGGACAGAAGCTGGTGaatgtg AGGAAAGGAATGCTCCAGATAGAGATGCAGGTGGTTCTCAGGGTGGAAGTGGAG GTCAACGGTGCCCTGATCCTCCTTCAATACAACATGGTGATATTGTTACGGTTAGCAGTGACAATAATACAGTAACATACCACTGTGCAAATTACTATAAGAATAACGGTACTGCAAAGATCACCTGCAGAAATGGTCAGTGGAGTACAACACCAAGCTGTGAAG CAAACTATTGCAAGGTGGCGGGCAAAGTAGAATATCTGATGCCGTTGGCCTCTGCCAAGTTCATCaatggaggtggagaagagacatTTCAGTGTGAAGACAGATCCTATCAAAACTGGTACTATCGTACTGCTGAGGGAACTTGCGAGAATGGACGCGTAACATTCAGAGGAT GTGCGTTTGGGCTTGTATGG ACAATTCGAAGTGCAGAgtga
- the LOC134465208 gene encoding complement factor H-related protein 1-like isoform X2, with protein sequence MTRLQRSQASIVNVLTGLFRRRRIIIRGEMANLYHITIFFAHVLFLLPCSRAAVIAQPCTHPRLDNGFLYSVEQQQPGRPSVMNYRCNEGFKPVTGGWWSTITCKKGRWQPAPRCIASSACTPPQVSNGGIGGNEEEYYSNEKHVLVNCDDGYVPQANYVQCREGKWEPLPVCQRSQNSCSAPPERPNAVIKVYYKDIFNHGDRVQYHCMDEYKMNGDSYSHCDQGKWTEAGECGQRCPDPPSIQHGDIVTVSSDNNTVTYHCANYYKNNGTAKITCRNGQWSTTPSCEANYCKVAGKVEYLMPLASAKFINGGGEETFQCEDRSYQNWYYRTAEGTCENGRVTFRGCAFGLVWTIRSAE encoded by the exons ATGACTAGGCTGCAACGCTCCCAAGCGTCCATTGTCAACGTACTCACTGGACTGTTCAGACGCAGGAGAATTATTATACGGGGGGAGATGGCCAACCTTTACCACATCACAATCTTCTTTGCGCATGTCCTGTTTCTTTTGCCTTGTTCAAGAGCTGCAG TGATCGCGCAGCCCTGTACGCACCCTCGGTTGGACAACGGTTTCCTTTACTCGGTTGAGCAGCAGCAGCCGGGACGTCCAAGCGTGATGAATTACAGGTGCAACGAAGGGTTCAAGCCGGTCACTGGCGGATGGTGGAGCACCATCACGTGTAAAAAAGGACGGTGGCAACCCGCACCCCGTTGCATCG CCAGCAGTGCCTGCACTCCTCCTCAGGTTTCCAATGGTGGAATTGGAGGAAATGAAGAGGAGTACTATAGCAATGAAAAACATGTGCTCGTTAATTGCGATGACGGCTATGTACCACAAGCAAACTATGTACAGTGTCGAGAAGGAAAATGGGAACCGTTGCCTGTCTGCCAGC GAAGCCAAAACTCATGTTCAGCCCCTCCTGAACGACCCAATGCTGTAATAAAAGTCTATTATAAGGACATTTTTAATCACGGAGATCGGGTGCAGTACCATTGTATGGATGAATACAAAATGAACGGGGATTCATATTCTCACTGTGATCAAGGAAAATGGACAGAAGCTGGTGaatgtg GTCAACGGTGCCCTGATCCTCCTTCAATACAACATGGTGATATTGTTACGGTTAGCAGTGACAATAATACAGTAACATACCACTGTGCAAATTACTATAAGAATAACGGTACTGCAAAGATCACCTGCAGAAATGGTCAGTGGAGTACAACACCAAGCTGTGAAG CAAACTATTGCAAGGTGGCGGGCAAAGTAGAATATCTGATGCCGTTGGCCTCTGCCAAGTTCATCaatggaggtggagaagagacatTTCAGTGTGAAGACAGATCCTATCAAAACTGGTACTATCGTACTGCTGAGGGAACTTGCGAGAATGGACGCGTAACATTCAGAGGAT GTGCGTTTGGGCTTGTATGG ACAATTCGAAGTGCAGAgtga
- the LOC134465209 gene encoding complement factor H-like: MANLYHITIYFAHFVFLLPCSRAAVVAQPCTQPPLDNGFLHPVEQQPGRPGMMNYRCDKGFKPITGGWWGTITCEQGKWNHDPLCIDSSACTPPQVSNGRIGDRLGKEHYRNEEYVLINCNEGYVLQGSYVQCRKGKWEPLPVCQRNPNSCSAPPERPNAIIKADYKDIFNHGVGVQYLCMDKYKMNGPSYSDCYQGKWTEAGECVPVTQDVGGGHNEERNAPDRDAGASQGGGAGQRCPEPPSIHHGDIVTVSSDKNTVTYQCANYYKINGTAKITCRNGHWSTTPSCEANYCKVEGKVEYLMPLASAKFINGGGEETFHCEDRSSYYYRTAVGTCENGRVTFRGCGRYYAWTISSAE, encoded by the exons ATGGCGAACCTTTACCACATCACAATCTACTTTGCGCACTTCGTGTTTCTTTTACCTTGTTCGAGAGCTGCAG TGGTCGCGCAGCCCTGTACACAGCCTCCGTTGGACAACGGTTTCCTTCACCCTGTTGAGCAGCAGCCGGGACGTCCAGGAATGATGAATTACAGGTGCGACAAAGGGTTCAAACCCATTACTGGCGGATGGTGGGGTACCATCACTTGTGAACAAGGAAAGTGGAACCACGATCCTCTTTGCATCG ACAGCAGTGCCTGCACTCCTCCTCAGGTTTCCAATGGTAGAATTGGAGATCGTCTTGGCAAGGAACACTATAGGAATGAAGAGTATGTGCTCATTAATTGCAATGAGGGCTATGTACTACAAGGAAGCTATGTACAGTGTCGCAAAGGAAAATGGGAACCGTTGCCTGTCTGCCAAC GCAACCCAAACTCATGTTCAGCCCCTCCTGAACGACCCAATGCTATAATAAAAGCGGATTATAAGGACATTTTTAATCACGGGGTTGGGGTGCAGTACCTATGTATGGATAAATACAAAATGAACGGGCCTTCATATTCTGATTGTTATCAAGGAAAATGGACCGAAGCTGGTGAATGTG TGCCAGTCACACAAGATGTCGGGGGAGGACATAATG AGGAAAGGAATGCTCCAGATAGAGATGCAGGTGCTTCTCAGGGTGGAGGTGCAG GTCAACGGTGCCCTGAACCTCCTTCAATACACCATGGTGATATTGTTACTGTCAGCAGTGACAAAAATACAGTAACATACCAGTGTGCAAATTACTATAAGATTAACGGTACTGCAAAGATCACCTGCAGAAATGGTCATTGGAGTACAACACCAAGCTGTGAAG CAAACTATTGCAAGGTGGAGGGCAAAGTAGAATATCTGATGCCGTTAGCCTCTGCCAAGTTCATCaatggaggtggagaagagacatTTCACTGTGAAGACAGATCCAGCTATTACTATCGTACTGCTGTTGGAACTTGCGAGAATGGACGCGTAACCTTCAGAGGAT GTGGCAGATACTATGCCTGG ACAATTTCAAGTGCAGAGTGA